The Geobacter metallireducens GS-15 region CGCAAGGGTACTCCAGTCGGCGGTGAGCACCAGCATGTAAAACTAATTTAGTTTACTTCACCATAACAATAAAAGTAAACTAAAAATGAAAAGGTTCCCCGGAATACCCTGAAATCCCTCCTGTCTCCCTCTCGTAAAACCTCTCACCTTTAAAGTGCTTAACCAAATAATAGCAATAAATCTAGCTGGTTGCGACGATTTATTCATGCCATGCTCCCGCAGGATAAATGCACTGACACAGCTGCTGGTGGGCGCATGCAAATTTACTAAAAAAATGCTTGACACATCGTTTTTGGTTTTGTTAAATAAACTAAAAACGATTTGGATAATAATTTAAAACCAGAAAGATAGTTGATGCCGCCTGGTATATGTATTGTGGCTTGCGTGGTTCAATTAAGTTGTCTAACTAAGGGTGACGCTATCACCAGGCCAGCAATCGGAGAAAGGAGGAGAACATCACACACCACACGTCATACGAGGCCAGGATTTGCAGAGCCAACTACACACTATCAAGGAGAAAGATCATGTCATTCAAATTTGTCAAAACAATCGCCAAAAGTCTCGCACTGGTAGCTCTGTTCGCCGGCAGCTGCTTCGCCTTCACCGAGGGGACCGATTACGTGAAGCTTGCGAAACCGATCCCGAACGCCCAGGGGACGCTGATCAAGGTGTTCAGCTACGACTGCCCCTTCTGCTACAAGTACGACAAGAAGATCACGCCGAACCTGGTTCCCAAGCTGCCGAGCGATCTCAAGTTCCGCCCCTTCCATCTGAAGACCAAGGGTAAATACGGCGTCCAGGGAAGCGAGCTCTTCGCCGTGCTGCTGCTCAAGGATCAGAAGGCCGGCCTCTCCGACCGCGATCTGTATGGCCCCAAGTCACTCCTGAAGAAGGCCAAGATGGCCTACTACACCGCCTACCACGACAAGAAAGAGCGCTGGGATGCGGGCCCCGACGCCTACCTGAAGACCGGTCTCGACGCAGTCGGCATGAGCAAAGCAGAATTCGACAAGGCGAAGGCAGATCCCAAGGTCAAGGCGCTGCTGAAGGAGTGGGATGCCTCCTATGACGTGGCAAAGGTCCAGGGCGTTCCCGGCTTCGTCGTCAACGGCAAGTACCTCATCATGACCAAGAGCATCACCTCCATAGACGGCATGCTGAAGCTTATCAACGAGCTGAAGACCAAATAAGGAGACGCGTCGTGAAACTATCAGAAATGTTCGGCAACTTCAGGTCGGACCCGGCAGGAACCATCAGCCAGTGGCAGGACAAGCGGTTTCTCTGGATCTTCATGGCGGTGCTCAGTCTGTTCATGGTTATCCTGGCCCACTCCGTGTTCCAGATCTGGCTCTACATGAGACCCTGCGAACAGTGCGTCTACATAAGGCTTGCCTTCTTCGCCATGGCCTTCGGCGGCGTCGTCGCGGCCATCAAGCCCTCAAACCCCGGCTTGAAGATCGTCGGCTACCTGTTCGCCATCTGGGGAAGCTTCAAAGGTGTCCTCTACAGCATAAAGCTCAATAAGATTCACCACGCCGCCCACAGCGACGACATCTTCGGCGTGCAGGGGTGCTCACCGGAGCCCACCTTCCCGTTCCACCTGCCGCTGGATAAGTGGTCTCCGGAATGGTTCAAGCCGACGGGCGACTGCGGCTACGACAACCCGATCATTCCCGACGGAGTCCAACTGAGCGCCATGCAGAAGGCCATCACCGACTTCTATTCCGAAGGGTGGTACCTCTGGCCTCCCTCCCACTTCATGAACATGGCGCAGTGCACCCTCATCACCTTCGGCGTAATCCTCCTGTTCCTGGTGGTGGCAGCAGCCTGCTGGATCGTCACACTGGTGCGACGCAAGCGCCAATCCGCGACACACGAAGAAACTTCCAGCTGCTCTGGCAAGTTGGCATAACGACAATCCCGGCGTGAGGGGCGGCATGTCCGCCGCAGACAAAAAAAGGAGAACAGTATGAACTGTCGAAAAACAGCATTGTTGAAAACCGGGAGAGTGGCGCGGCTGGTGTTGTGCTCAGCCATGCTCGGAGCAGCGATCCCGACCATGGCACTCGCCATCGGCGGTGCGAGTGGCGCGCATGTGGACTATCAAGTGCAGGGAAAACTCGGCGAGGTCATCATGAACCCCTATGACATCGCCCCCCTGACCGCCATCATCAAAAACGGCGGCTACGTCCTTAAGGACGTCACGGTGCGGATCGTTCCCAAGAAAGATGGGCAGGAAATCAAGTACCAGGTCGCCAACAAGCATCTCCTGACCCACGGCGGCATCCCGGTCTTCGGCATGTACCCGGACTACGTGAATACGGTCGAGGTCGAATATTCCAGGCTGTACAACGGCAAGTGGGAGCAGGCCAAGGAAAGCTACACGCTCTATACCCCCCCTGTCTATACAGAGCCGAATGCCACGAAAACACAAAAGGCGGCTCTCTTTTCCGGGGCTGACGTCAAGAAGGTCGACAAGAAGTTCAGCGACCGGCTCTATTTCGTCAACAACTTCCTGCACAAGGCAGGCAAGGGGACCCGGGCGGTCTGGAACAACCCGACAGGCGGCGCCCTGGAGTGGAACTACTATCCGCAGAATTTCATCGTCGACACCAAGGGCGAAGTCCGCTGGTACATGAACGCCAACCCCATCTATGACCTGAAGTCGATCTATAACGCCGGTGTCATGATGGGCTTCAAGCAGAACAACGACGGCGCCATGAGCTGGGGTTTCGGCCAGCGCTACGTCAAGTACGACATCATGGGGAAAGAAGTTTTCAATCGTGAGCTTCCTGCCGGCTACAACGACTTCTCCCACTCCATGGACAATTCCCCCAACGGTAACTACTTCCTGCGGGTGGGCAGCTCCAACCTCAAGCGCGCTGACGGCAAGAATGTCCGCACCGTCCGCGACGTGATTATCGAAGTCGACCCCAGCAGCGGCCTCGTTCAGGATGAGTGGCGCCTCTTCGACATCCTTGACCCCTATCGTGACGTCAATTTTAAGGTGCTGGACCAGGGGGCCGTATGCCTGAACATCGACGCCAGCAAGGCCGGTCATACCATGAGCGCCGAAGACCTGGCCAAGCAGGACGCAAATGATAAATTCGGCGACATCGTCGGTGTCGGCCCCGGCCGGAACTGGGCCCACGTGAACAGCGTCGATCATGACGCCGAAGACGATTCCATCATCATCAGCTCCCGCCACCAGTCGGCAGTTATCAAGATCGGCCGGGACAAGCAGATCAAGTGGATCATGGGCAGCCCCGAAGGGTGGAAGAAGGAATACCAGGGCAAACTCCTGACCCCGGTCGACTCCAAGGGGAACAAGATCGAATGCGAGGCCGGAGGCTCCAAGTGTCCCGGTTACGAGAATGACGAGGGTGGTTTTGACTGGACCTGGACGCAGCATACCGCGTTTAAGATCGATAGCAAATCCAAAGGCGACATCATTTATGTGAGCGTCTTTGACAACGGCGACAGCCGCGGCATGGAGCAGCCGGCCCTGCCGAGCATGAAGTACTCCCGTGCCGTCATCTACAAGATCGACCAGAAGAAGATGACCGTCGAACAGATCTGGGAGTTCGGCAAAGAGCGCGGCAACGGCTGGTACAGCCCGGTCACCTCGCTGACTGAGTACCAGACAGACAAGGACTCCGTGTTTGTCTATTCGGCAACGGCTGGTGCTGATTTCGATATCAATACGGGTGCATTCAAGACCGACCCCAATCCTTACATCATGGAGTTCAATTACGGCTCCAAAGAGCCGGCAGTCGAGATTCAGCTGAAGGATACGACCGGCTACCAGGCCATGCCGTTCAGCGTGGACAAGGCCTTCACCAAGTAACCATCCTGCACAAAACCTCAGGCTGGAGGCTCTCCTTCAGCCTGAGGCACCGTACGATTCCACCGCACCGTAAACCGCATCAGAGAGGTTGTCTCCATGAACCAATTGCTCCGCTACATCTGCGCCTGCCTGTTCACCCTGACGGTTCTCGCCGTGGCGGCGCCGGGCAAAGCCGAGAGTGATGCACCCCTCGTCCGAACCGGGGCGCTGGCCCCGAACTTCAAGCTGCCCACCCTCTCGGGTGAGAACAAAAGTC contains the following coding sequences:
- a CDS encoding thiol:disulfide interchange protein DsbA/DsbL, translating into MSFKFVKTIAKSLALVALFAGSCFAFTEGTDYVKLAKPIPNAQGTLIKVFSYDCPFCYKYDKKITPNLVPKLPSDLKFRPFHLKTKGKYGVQGSELFAVLLLKDQKAGLSDRDLYGPKSLLKKAKMAYYTAYHDKKERWDAGPDAYLKTGLDAVGMSKAEFDKAKADPKVKALLKEWDASYDVAKVQGVPGFVVNGKYLIMTKSITSIDGMLKLINELKTK
- the dsbI gene encoding protein-disulfide oxidoreductase DsbI yields the protein MKLSEMFGNFRSDPAGTISQWQDKRFLWIFMAVLSLFMVILAHSVFQIWLYMRPCEQCVYIRLAFFAMAFGGVVAAIKPSNPGLKIVGYLFAIWGSFKGVLYSIKLNKIHHAAHSDDIFGVQGCSPEPTFPFHLPLDKWSPEWFKPTGDCGYDNPIIPDGVQLSAMQKAITDFYSEGWYLWPPSHFMNMAQCTLITFGVILLFLVVAAACWIVTLVRRKRQSATHEETSSCSGKLA
- a CDS encoding aryl-sulfate sulfotransferase, encoding MNCRKTALLKTGRVARLVLCSAMLGAAIPTMALAIGGASGAHVDYQVQGKLGEVIMNPYDIAPLTAIIKNGGYVLKDVTVRIVPKKDGQEIKYQVANKHLLTHGGIPVFGMYPDYVNTVEVEYSRLYNGKWEQAKESYTLYTPPVYTEPNATKTQKAALFSGADVKKVDKKFSDRLYFVNNFLHKAGKGTRAVWNNPTGGALEWNYYPQNFIVDTKGEVRWYMNANPIYDLKSIYNAGVMMGFKQNNDGAMSWGFGQRYVKYDIMGKEVFNRELPAGYNDFSHSMDNSPNGNYFLRVGSSNLKRADGKNVRTVRDVIIEVDPSSGLVQDEWRLFDILDPYRDVNFKVLDQGAVCLNIDASKAGHTMSAEDLAKQDANDKFGDIVGVGPGRNWAHVNSVDHDAEDDSIIISSRHQSAVIKIGRDKQIKWIMGSPEGWKKEYQGKLLTPVDSKGNKIECEAGGSKCPGYENDEGGFDWTWTQHTAFKIDSKSKGDIIYVSVFDNGDSRGMEQPALPSMKYSRAVIYKIDQKKMTVEQIWEFGKERGNGWYSPVTSLTEYQTDKDSVFVYSATAGADFDINTGAFKTDPNPYIMEFNYGSKEPAVEIQLKDTTGYQAMPFSVDKAFTK